Proteins co-encoded in one Thermochromatium tepidum ATCC 43061 genomic window:
- the rfbC gene encoding dTDP-4-dehydrorhamnose 3,5-epimerase, producing the protein MNVIATAIPGVLILEPRVWGDERGYFLELYRANGYAELGIPTPLVQDNLSFSRRGVLRGLHVQHPRAQGKLVQVLAGEVFDVAVDIRRGSPHFGHWVGVRLSGENKRQLWIPPGFAHGFLVTGESALFVYKNTDYYSPETEFSLRWDDPDLGIDWPLAGVTPELSAKDRDAACLRDIPLDRLPSLEDYP; encoded by the coding sequence ATGAACGTCATCGCGACCGCCATCCCCGGCGTGCTCATCCTAGAACCCAGGGTCTGGGGCGACGAGCGCGGCTATTTTCTGGAGCTTTATCGCGCCAACGGGTATGCCGAACTCGGTATCCCGACACCGCTGGTCCAGGACAACCTGTCATTCTCGCGGCGCGGCGTCCTGCGCGGGCTGCACGTCCAGCATCCGCGCGCCCAGGGCAAGCTGGTCCAGGTGTTGGCCGGCGAGGTGTTCGACGTGGCGGTAGACATCCGGCGTGGCTCGCCCCATTTCGGACACTGGGTGGGCGTGAGGCTCTCGGGTGAGAACAAACGCCAATTGTGGATCCCGCCTGGGTTTGCCCACGGCTTTCTCGTCACCGGCGAGAGCGCGCTCTTCGTCTACAAGAACACCGACTATTACAGCCCGGAGACCGAGTTCAGCCTGCGTTGGGACGACCCGGATCTGGGCATCGACTGGCCGCTCGCCGGGGTGACCCCCGAGCTGTCGGCCAAGGATCGCGACGCGGCCTGTCTGCGCGACATCCCGCTCGATCGGCTCCCCAGCCTGGAGGATTATCCATGA
- the rfbD gene encoding dTDP-4-dehydrorhamnose reductase, which translates to MTPKIQADRRPTLLLIGANGQVGWELRRTLASVGEVIAASLEGEYGPTIDLMDPQALARLIEDSRPDALINAAAYTAVDKAERDRATAQRVNAEAVGEMGALLAERGTPIIHYSTDFVFSGTLGRPYTEDDQPDPLNVYGETKLDGERALRDSGARALIFRTSWVYGARGQNFLLTMRRLFQEREELRVVDDQIGSPTWSRMLAEVTAQVLYRVLSGDLDLDRIGGLYHLTGSGQISWYGFAQAILEATGARTRLIPIPSSEYQAPARRPAFSVLDNTRFEETFGLRMPDWRLSLAQCLEEL; encoded by the coding sequence ATGACCCCCAAGATTCAGGCCGACCGCCGGCCCACACTCCTGCTGATCGGCGCCAATGGTCAGGTCGGTTGGGAACTGCGCCGCACGCTTGCCAGCGTCGGCGAGGTGATCGCCGCCTCACTGGAGGGCGAGTATGGCCCGACTATCGATCTGATGGACCCCCAGGCCCTGGCCCGTCTGATCGAGGACAGCCGTCCGGACGCCCTGATCAACGCGGCGGCCTACACCGCGGTCGACAAGGCCGAGCGCGACCGCGCCACCGCCCAGCGCGTCAATGCCGAGGCGGTCGGCGAGATGGGTGCGCTCCTGGCCGAGCGCGGCACCCCGATCATCCATTACTCGACCGATTTCGTGTTCTCTGGCACCCTAGGCCGCCCCTATACCGAGGACGACCAACCGGACCCGCTCAATGTCTATGGTGAAACCAAGCTCGATGGCGAGCGCGCCTTGCGCGACTCGGGCGCCCGGGCCTTGATCTTCCGCACCAGTTGGGTCTATGGGGCGCGGGGTCAGAACTTTCTGCTCACCATGCGCCGGCTGTTCCAAGAACGCGAGGAACTGCGGGTGGTGGACGACCAGATCGGTTCACCGACCTGGAGCCGGATGCTGGCCGAGGTCACGGCCCAGGTGCTCTATCGCGTGCTGAGCGGCGACCTGGATCTGGATCGGATCGGCGGTCTCTATCACCTGACCGGCAGTGGTCAGATCAGTTGGTACGGCTTCGCCCAGGCCATCCTGGAGGCGACTGGTGCCCGGACCCGACTCATCCCCATCCCCTCGTCCGAATATCAGGCCCCGGCCAGGCGCCCGGCCTTCTCGGTCCTCGACAATACCCGTTTTGAGGAGACCTTCGGGCTCAGGATGCCGGATTGGCGTCTGTCGCTGGCCCAGTGCCTCGAAGAGCTCTAG
- the rfbA gene encoding glucose-1-phosphate thymidylyltransferase RfbA, with product MTRKGIILAGGSGTRLYPVTRAFSKQLLPVYDKPMIYYPLATLMLAGMREILIITTPHDAPLFQTLLGDGSQWGLALSYAVQPEPGGLAQAFLIGRAFLAGAPSCLILGDNIFYGHGLVEQLKEAAAHKTGATVFGYYVSDPERYGVAEFDASGRVLGIEEKPRHPKSNWAVTGLYFYDGRAPDLAAELRPSARGELEITDLNNRYLSEGALSLIRIGRGIAWLDTGTHDSLMEAAHFIETIEKRQGLKICCPEEIAYANGWIDAERLRALGESLGKSSYGQYLLSLLQRGQI from the coding sequence ATGACACGCAAGGGGATCATCCTCGCCGGCGGCTCGGGCACCCGGCTCTATCCAGTGACCCGGGCGTTCAGCAAGCAGCTGTTGCCGGTCTATGACAAGCCGATGATCTACTATCCGCTCGCGACCCTGATGCTGGCCGGGATGCGCGAGATCCTGATCATCACCACCCCCCATGACGCCCCCCTGTTCCAGACGCTGCTCGGCGACGGGTCGCAGTGGGGGCTTGCCCTTAGCTATGCCGTCCAGCCTGAGCCGGGCGGATTGGCCCAGGCCTTTCTGATCGGGCGGGCCTTTCTGGCCGGGGCGCCCTCCTGTCTGATCCTGGGCGACAACATCTTCTACGGCCATGGACTGGTCGAGCAGCTCAAGGAGGCCGCGGCGCATAAGACCGGCGCGACCGTGTTCGGCTACTATGTCTCCGACCCTGAACGCTATGGCGTGGCCGAGTTCGACGCCTCGGGGCGGGTGCTCGGCATCGAGGAAAAGCCGCGCCATCCCAAGTCCAACTGGGCCGTGACCGGACTCTATTTCTACGACGGGCGCGCCCCGGACCTGGCGGCTGAGCTCAGACCCTCGGCGCGCGGCGAACTCGAGATCACGGATCTCAACAACCGTTATCTCAGCGAGGGCGCCTTGTCCCTGATCCGCATCGGTCGCGGCATCGCCTGGCTCGATACCGGGACCCACGACTCCTTGATGGAGGCTGCACACTTCATCGAGACCATCGAGAAACGTCAGGGTCTCAAGATCTGCTGCCCAGAAGAGATCGCCTATGCGAACGGCTGGATCGATGCCGAGCGGCTGCGCGCCCTGGGCGAGTCCTTGGGCAAGAGCAGCTACGGCCAGTATCTGCTGAGCCTGTTACAGCGGGGGCAGATCTGA